The sequence below is a genomic window from Streptomyces sp. NBC_00582.
TCACGGAGCTGGTACGCCGGCGGCTGCCCGGGGGCGCGGGGAACCGGTAGCCGGCGCAGGCGTCGTGCCCACGCCGGCTACCCCGGGGTGGAGGCCCGCTGCGGGACTTCCCCTCCACCCCACGACCGGTCCGGCCCTCCCCGGGGAGCGGGTCAGGCGTTCGCCTCGCCCTCGGTGCCCAAGGCCGCCTCGATGTCCGAGCTCGACAGCCCTTCGATCTCGCTGAGCAACGCCTCCAGCTCCTCCGAGGCGACCTCCCCGACCTCTACGTCGACGGTCGGCTCCTGCTCCGCGGCCGCCACGTCGTGCGGCCCGACGGCCGACGGGCCCTCGCCCGCGGCTCGGATCAGCTGGGCGATCGTGGCCACCGTGGCCTCCTGGAAGATCTCGCCCAGCGGCAGTTCGATCCCATGGGCGTCGCGCAGCCGTCCGACCAGTTGCATGGCGAGCAGGGACTGCCCGCCCAGTTCGAAGAAGCTGTCGCGAACGCCGATCTCGTCGATGCCGAGCATGTCGCGCCACATGCCCGCGACGTACTCCTCCGTCTCGTCGCGCGGCGCGACGTAGGGTACGGACATCTTCGGCCGGCCCTTGGCCGTGCCGCCTGAGGGGCCTGCCGGCCCGCCGTCGGCCGGCGGGGCGCCGACGGCGGAGGCGGCCTCGGCCTGCCGTGCCAGCGCCTCGCGCACGTCGGGGTCGGCCGCGCACACGGTGAACGGCCCGTCCCCGCCCACGGCGGTCAGCAGGCGGTACAGCTCCTTGGCCTCCTGCGGTCCGCAGTCCGCCGCGTCGCGCAGACCGGGGGTGTCCGCCTCCCGCCAGTGCTCCCACTGGACGTTGAGCCAGGGCGTGGCCGCGGTCCGGTTGCGCCGGGCCACGTAGGTGTCGGCGTACCAGTTGGCCGCGGTGTAGGCGGCTCCGCCCACTCCGCCCAGCAGGCTGGAGAGCGATCCGACAATCATGCAGCGGTCGTACGCCACACCGTCCAGGGCCGCGTCGAGTGCGTGCAGCCCGGCCATCTTGGTGGTCATGTGGTGGGCGAACAGCTCGGGCGAGGAGTCCAGCACGGCCCGGATGCCCTCGGAGACGGACATGCCCGGGGTGTAGACCACCCCGGCAAGACGGCCGTCCCGCCGCGCCGCCTCCTGGACCGCCGCGGTCAGCGCCCCGACGTCCTCGGCGTCGCCACGGCGCACGGTCAGACGGTCGCCGCCGAGCGCCCGCAGCTCCTCCAGCTCCCGCCGCGCCGACGGGGCGAGCGCGCCGGGTTCGACGCGGTCGTAGAGCATCACGCGGGCGGCGGGGTCGCGCAGGATCTCCGCGGCCAGGGTCCGGCCGATCATGCCGAGCCCGCCGACCAGGAGGTGGGTGCCGTGTCCGGCGGGGACCTGGTTGCCGACGTCCACCCGGACGTGCGCGCGGACGAACCGCTTCCGGCCCCGGAGGGCCACCGGGGACGCCTGCGACGCCGTGTCGCCCAGCTCGGCCAGCAGGTCCGCCACCGTCTCCGGCAGGCGGTCGGCCGGGTCGCGCGGGTCCAGTTCGACCACCCGGCAGTCCCAGGAGGTCTCCTGCGGCACGACCCGGCACAGGCCGACCGCGGTGGCCAGGCCGGGCCGCAGCGGGTCCTCACCCGTCACGTCGAACACGTGGCGCGTCACGTGGAGCAGCCGGACCGGCTGCGCCCCGCCGGCCGGCAGGATGTCGAGCAGCGACCGCAGGCCGACCGCCTGCTCCTGCTCCACGGTGTCCCCGGGCGCGGCGTCCAGCGCCCGCAGGTGCACCACGGCGTCCGGGCGGGAGCCCGGCGTGGCCAGCGCCGCCTTCACCACGGCGCCGGCATCGGCGTCGGCGTCCACCAGCGTGACCCGGCTGCCCAGCGCGGTCAGCCGCTCGCCCAAGGCCGCGCCGACCCCGGACCGGTCCGCCAGCACCAGGACCGCGGTCGCTTCGGGGGCGGCGCCGGCGGCCCCGGACCCGGCCGCCGCGCGCGGCAGTTCCACCCAGCGGGGCCGGTGTATCCACTCCTCCGGTCCCCGGGGGGCCGTCTCCAGCGCGACGACCGCGTCGTCGGGCGCGGCGTCGATCCAGTGCCGGGTGCGCTGGAACGGATAGGTGGGCAGCGGCACCCGCAGGCGGGGGTGCTGGTGGGTACGCTGCCAGTCGATGCGGACGCCCTGGTGCCACAGCTCGGCGAGCCCGTCGAGCAGGGCCGCCTGCTCACTGCCGCGCTGGTCGGCGCCGGGCATCATGGTCGCCACGGGCGCGGTCCGCGCGGCCAGCTCGCTGTCGGCCAGCGCCGACAGCTGACGGCCCGGTCCGACTTCGATCAGAACGGTTCCGGGGGGAGCCACCGCCTCCCGCAGACCGTCGGCGAACCGCACGGTCTCGCGCAGCTGCCGGGCCCAGTAGCCGGGGTCGGTGGCCTGCTCGGCGGTCAGCGGCCGACCGCTGACACCGGAGATCACCGGGATCGCGGGCGGGTTGAGCGCCGCCTTGGCCACCTTGGCGGTGAAGTCCTCCAGGACGGGGTCGAGCATCGCGGAGTGGAAGGCATGGGAGACCCGCAGCCGCCGGCTCACCACGCCGTCGGCCCGCAGCCGGGCCTCGAAGGCGTCCACCGCCTGGTGCTCCCCGGCCACGGAGACCAACGCCGAGCCGTTGACCGCGGCGACCGACAGCTCCTGGTCGCCGATCAGTTCGCGGACCCGGGCCTCGGGCAGCGCCACGCCCAGCATCGACCCGCCGGGCAGGGCTGCCACCATGCGGCCGCGCGCGGCCACCACCGACAGCGCGTCGGGCAGGCTGAAGACGCCCGCCAGGGTCGCGGCCACGTACTCGCCGATGCTGTGCCCGAGCATGGCCGCGGGTTCCAGGCCGTAGGACAGCAGGAGCCGGGCGAGCGCGTACTCGACGGTGAACAGCGCGGGCTGGGCGAGGTCGGTCGAGGTGAGGCCGTCGGCCGAGGGATCGCGGCGGGTCAGCAGCAGCGGCCGCAGGCGGTGGGCGGTCTCCGCCGGCATCAGGGCGAGGCACTCGTCGACCGCGTCCCGGAACACCGGTTCCAGGCGGTGCAGTTCGGCTCCCATGCCGACGCTCTGGCTGCCCTGGCCGGGGAAGAGGAACACCAGGGGACCGGCCTCGTCCACGGTCTCCGAGCTGCGGATGCGTCCGGAGCCCTTGGCGCCCAGGGCACTCGCGGCGTCGGCCAGGTCCCGCGCCACGACGCTGGCCCGGTACTCGTGCTCGGTCCGGCCGACCTGGAGGGTGTGGGCGACGTCGGCCAGCACGGCGCCGGGGTTCTCACGCATCCAACGGGCGGTCTGCTCCATCCGCTCGGCGAGGGCCGGCCTGCTGCGCGCGGAGAGCACCACCAGCTGGCTGCCGGGCTCCGGCGCACCGGCCACCGGCTCCGGGGCCTCCCGCAGCACCACGTGTGCGTTGGCCCCGCCCATGCCGAGCGAATGCACCGAGGCGTAGCGCGGCCGGCCCGGCTCGCCCTCCATCGGCAGCAGCTCCGTCGGCACGTAGAACGGACTGGCCGCGAAGTCGATCTCGGGGTTGGGCGTCCGGAAGTGCAGCACCGGCGGGATCGACTTGTTCTTCAGGCACATGACGGCCTTGATGAAGCCGGCCACCCCGGCGGCGGCGTCGAGGTGGCCGATGTTGGGCTTGACGGAGCCGATGGCGCAGTAGTTCGAGCGGTCGGTGGTGAGCCGGTACGCCTTGGTGAGCCCGGCGACCTCGATCGGGTCGCCCAGCGGCGTGCCGGTTCCGTGCGCTTCGACGTAGTCGATGACGTCCGCGGTCAGACCGGCCGAGGCGATGGCGCCGGCGGCGGCGCGGGCCTGGCCGTCGACGCCCGGCGCCGTGAAACTCGCCTTGGACCGGCCGTCGTTGCCGATCGAGGTGCCGGCGATCACGGCGTGGATGTGGTCCCCGTCGCGCAGCGCGTCGTCGAGGTGCTTGAGGAGCACGGCGCCGGCGCCGTTGCCCACCACACTGCCGGTGGAGTCGGCGTCGAAGCTCCGGCAGTGGCCGTCCTTCGAGGCCGTGGCGTTCTGCAGATAGCCCGCGTTGTGCGGCATCCGGAGCGACGCGCCGCCGGCGATGGCCATGTCGCACTCGCCGGCCAGGATGGCCTGCGCGGCGAGGTGGATCGCCGTCAGGGAGGTCGAGCACGCGGTCTGCACGGCGACGGCCGGACCCTGGAGGTTCAGCTTGTAGGCGACCCGGAGCGCCAGGTAGTCCTTGTCGTTGCCGATCATGGTGGCGTGGTCCCCGACCGCGTCGAGCATCCGCCGGTTGCCGACCAGGTTGACCAGCAGATAGGTGTTCATGGTGGAGCCCGCGTAGACGCCGACCAGCCCCGGGTAGCGGGCCGGGTCGTAACCGGCGTCCTCCATGGCCCAGTGGGCGCACTCCAGGAACAGCCGATGCTGGGGGTCCATGAACTCGGCTTCGCGGGCCACGTACCCGAAGTAGTCGGCGTCGAAGTCCTCCGCCCCCTGGAGGGCCGCGGACGCCGGCACGTAGCGGGGGCTCGCCAGCATGTGGGCGGGCACGCCGGCGGCCCGCAGCTCGTCGTCGTCGAAGAACCGGATC
It includes:
- a CDS encoding type I polyketide synthase; the protein is MNGQKQNDAIPADIAVIGMGCRFPGADSPDQYWQNIREGVESIRFFDDDELRAAGVPAHMLASPRYVPASAALQGAEDFDADYFGYVAREAEFMDPQHRLFLECAHWAMEDAGYDPARYPGLVGVYAGSTMNTYLLVNLVGNRRMLDAVGDHATMIGNDKDYLALRVAYKLNLQGPAVAVQTACSTSLTAIHLAAQAILAGECDMAIAGGASLRMPHNAGYLQNATASKDGHCRSFDADSTGSVVGNGAGAVLLKHLDDALRDGDHIHAVIAGTSIGNDGRSKASFTAPGVDGQARAAAGAIASAGLTADVIDYVEAHGTGTPLGDPIEVAGLTKAYRLTTDRSNYCAIGSVKPNIGHLDAAAGVAGFIKAVMCLKNKSIPPVLHFRTPNPEIDFAASPFYVPTELLPMEGEPGRPRYASVHSLGMGGANAHVVLREAPEPVAGAPEPGSQLVVLSARSRPALAERMEQTARWMRENPGAVLADVAHTLQVGRTEHEYRASVVARDLADAASALGAKGSGRIRSSETVDEAGPLVFLFPGQGSQSVGMGAELHRLEPVFRDAVDECLALMPAETAHRLRPLLLTRRDPSADGLTSTDLAQPALFTVEYALARLLLSYGLEPAAMLGHSIGEYVAATLAGVFSLPDALSVVAARGRMVAALPGGSMLGVALPEARVRELIGDQELSVAAVNGSALVSVAGEHQAVDAFEARLRADGVVSRRLRVSHAFHSAMLDPVLEDFTAKVAKAALNPPAIPVISGVSGRPLTAEQATDPGYWARQLRETVRFADGLREAVAPPGTVLIEVGPGRQLSALADSELAARTAPVATMMPGADQRGSEQAALLDGLAELWHQGVRIDWQRTHQHPRLRVPLPTYPFQRTRHWIDAAPDDAVVALETAPRGPEEWIHRPRWVELPRAAAGSGAAGAAPEATAVLVLADRSGVGAALGERLTALGSRVTLVDADADAGAVVKAALATPGSRPDAVVHLRALDAAPGDTVEQEQAVGLRSLLDILPAGGAQPVRLLHVTRHVFDVTGEDPLRPGLATAVGLCRVVPQETSWDCRVVELDPRDPADRLPETVADLLAELGDTASQASPVALRGRKRFVRAHVRVDVGNQVPAGHGTHLLVGGLGMIGRTLAAEILRDPAARVMLYDRVEPGALAPSARRELEELRALGGDRLTVRRGDAEDVGALTAAVQEAARRDGRLAGVVYTPGMSVSEGIRAVLDSSPELFAHHMTTKMAGLHALDAALDGVAYDRCMIVGSLSSLLGGVGGAAYTAANWYADTYVARRNRTAATPWLNVQWEHWREADTPGLRDAADCGPQEAKELYRLLTAVGGDGPFTVCAADPDVREALARQAEAASAVGAPPADGGPAGPSGGTAKGRPKMSVPYVAPRDETEEYVAGMWRDMLGIDEIGVRDSFFELGGQSLLAMQLVGRLRDAHGIELPLGEIFQEATVATIAQLIRAAGEGPSAVGPHDVAAAEQEPTVDVEVGEVASEELEALLSEIEGLSSSDIEAALGTEGEANA